One part of the Sphingobacterium sp. LZ7M1 genome encodes these proteins:
- a CDS encoding cation:proton antiporter, with amino-acid sequence MHSNLIIEIGIAVLLVASVGLLANRLKFSVIPFFIVIGMVLGNQSYPKFVADFLANVNNENLTSAVDSVWSFLTFTESKPFIDFMGRLGVLFLLFYLGLEFSVGRLIKSGKSIVAGGSIYVVLNFFSGLLVGWMMNLPFKEMMVLCGIMTSSSTAIVAKVLTDLKRTANPETEVIMGMIMFDDLFIAMHISFLSGLILTGGGSFWTVAGTSLLALGFILSFLILGRKLVPFIDKLLQEKSSELFILIIFSLLFVIAGFSETIHVAEAIGALMAGLVFADSKYLKKIEGMVLPFKDFFGAMFFFSFGLSIDMYSLGGAVGWATFAAAITIVGNVASGYFASRFSGLKPKNSVDIGFTLSARGEFSIIMANIGKAGKLLPVIQSFVVVYVLILSIISPLLTKESRNIWNKLAGQDDTVKKPKKKLSDLEASIQEKN; translated from the coding sequence ATGCACAGTAACCTCATCATAGAAATAGGAATCGCAGTATTATTGGTAGCTTCAGTTGGCCTTCTTGCCAATAGACTAAAATTTTCGGTGATCCCCTTTTTTATTGTGATCGGAATGGTACTGGGCAATCAATCTTATCCAAAATTCGTAGCAGACTTCTTGGCGAATGTCAACAACGAGAACTTAACCTCAGCTGTCGACTCGGTTTGGTCCTTTTTGACCTTTACCGAAAGTAAACCGTTCATAGACTTTATGGGGCGCTTGGGTGTGTTATTTCTCTTATTCTATTTAGGGCTCGAGTTTTCGGTCGGTAGGCTAATCAAATCTGGAAAATCCATTGTTGCAGGTGGTAGCATCTATGTTGTCCTCAACTTTTTTTCTGGCCTCTTGGTGGGATGGATGATGAACCTTCCTTTCAAGGAAATGATGGTCCTATGTGGTATCATGACCAGTTCCTCTACGGCCATTGTTGCCAAGGTACTGACAGACCTGAAACGGACGGCTAATCCTGAAACCGAGGTAATCATGGGGATGATCATGTTTGATGACCTATTTATCGCCATGCATATTTCCTTCCTCTCAGGGTTGATCCTAACGGGTGGCGGATCATTCTGGACCGTTGCTGGGACTTCCCTATTGGCCTTAGGTTTTATCCTGTCCTTCCTGATCCTAGGCAGGAAACTTGTCCCATTCATTGACAAGCTCCTTCAGGAGAAATCCTCGGAGTTATTTATCCTGATCATATTCAGCTTGCTGTTTGTCATTGCTGGCTTCTCTGAAACCATACATGTGGCAGAAGCCATCGGAGCCTTGATGGCAGGATTGGTTTTTGCAGACTCCAAATACCTCAAGAAAATCGAAGGAATGGTCTTGCCGTTCAAAGACTTCTTTGGCGCCATGTTCTTCTTTAGCTTTGGTCTTTCCATTGATATGTACAGCCTTGGAGGTGCCGTAGGCTGGGCAACATTTGCCGCTGCCATTACCATAGTAGGCAACGTGGCTTCTGGATATTTTGCTAGCCGCTTCTCGGGATTGAAACCCAAAAACTCAGTAGACATCGGCTTTACCCTATCTGCGAGGGGAGAATTTTCCATTATCATGGCCAACATTGGTAAAGCAGGTAAACTCCTGCCCGTTATCCAATCCTTTGTGGTTGTCTATGTCCTGATCCTTTCCATTATTTCACCCTTATTGACCAAGGAGTCTAGAAATATCTGGAACAAGCTTGCCGGACAAGATGACACCGTCAAGAAGCCGAAGAAAAAGCTCAGCGACCTCGAAGCCAGTATTCAGGAGAAAAATTAA
- a CDS encoding cation:proton antiporter regulatory subunit, which yields MSIVRESDLIGIGKKYQIETDAGDNMVVVIHDDGRRELYRHEDEDNETHCVMTLSDEESRQVAGILGGLSYKPKALETIEVALDDLRIEWYKVGESNDGVNKSIGQLEVRQRTGASIIAAIREEETVINPGPDYVITPGTTLVIAGKQKNIKLLKEILL from the coding sequence ATGTCGATAGTTAGAGAAAGTGACCTAATTGGTATCGGTAAGAAATACCAAATTGAAACTGATGCTGGAGACAATATGGTGGTTGTCATCCACGATGACGGACGGAGAGAGTTATACCGCCATGAGGATGAAGATAACGAAACCCACTGTGTGATGACATTGTCGGATGAAGAGTCTCGTCAGGTTGCCGGAATCTTAGGAGGGCTATCCTATAAACCCAAGGCATTGGAAACCATTGAGGTGGCATTGGACGACCTTCGCATTGAATGGTATAAGGTTGGCGAGTCTAATGACGGGGTCAACAAGAGTATCGGACAATTGGAAGTAAGGCAACGCACCGGAGCTTCCATTATCGCCGCTATCCGCGAAGAGGAAACAGTCATTAACCCAGGACCCGACTATGTCATTACTCCGGGAACCACCCTGGTAATCGCCGGAAAGCAGAAGAACATCAAACTTTTAAAGGAAATATTACTATAA
- a CDS encoding MBL fold metallo-hydrolase produces the protein MARAHSLFEGSYSVDISKQFIPFDPKKDDPKDRPGSLFIHVHPFLIETKDGLIVLDTGLGLRNENDELVIHENIKKLGFSIDDVRYVLMSHLHKDHASGMVDIKDGVKRLAFPNAEYVIQEQEWEAAYSSESPSYRTEVFDVLQRSGNILFVDGDGQLTPEIRYELSGGHSEFHQVFHVETEGEHFFFGGDELPEPEEIFRSFIAKYDFDGRKARDLRAEYWAAGAPEGWVFLFYHSKNIAVGRPEQKPDGSYKIVNAE, from the coding sequence ATGGCTCGAGCGCATTCACTATTTGAAGGTTCCTACTCTGTAGATATAAGCAAGCAATTTATCCCCTTCGACCCAAAAAAAGATGATCCAAAAGATAGACCAGGATCGTTGTTCATTCATGTCCACCCCTTTTTAATTGAGACAAAAGACGGCCTTATCGTCCTTGATACCGGCCTAGGATTACGCAATGAAAACGACGAGTTGGTCATCCACGAGAATATCAAAAAACTAGGATTTTCAATAGATGATGTGCGGTATGTACTGATGTCTCATCTTCATAAAGACCATGCAAGCGGCATGGTGGACATCAAGGATGGCGTGAAGCGTTTGGCATTCCCAAATGCTGAATATGTCATCCAGGAACAAGAATGGGAAGCAGCTTACAGTTCCGAATCCCCTTCCTACCGTACTGAGGTTTTTGATGTACTGCAAAGAAGCGGGAATATCCTGTTTGTGGATGGCGACGGACAATTGACTCCAGAGATCCGCTATGAACTTTCAGGCGGTCACAGCGAGTTCCATCAGGTATTCCATGTGGAGACCGAAGGTGAACATTTTTTCTTTGGTGGAGATGAATTACCGGAACCTGAGGAAATCTTCAGGAGTTTTATCGCCAAGTACGATTTTGATGGCCGAAAAGCACGAGACCTGAGGGCAGAATATTGGGCTGCAGGTGCTCCTGAGGGATGGGTATTTTTATTTTACCATTCAAAAAATATCGCGGTAGGACGGCCTGAACAGAAGCCAGACGGCAGTTATAAGATTGTAAATGCCGAATAA